The Streptomyces sp. NBC_00775 genome includes the window CGTCGCAGCGAACTCGCCGGGTCCGGGCGGTGCAGCGCCAGGAACGCCGTGATGGCCAGCGGGGTCACGGCCACGGCGGCCAGCAGCACCGCTACGTGCGGCAGCGGGAGCTGGACCAGGACCCGCGGGACGGGCCGGGTGGCGTCGGAGGTCAGGACGATCAGCGGGACGACCGCCCGGGTCAGCACCGCGCCCAGCGCGACGCCCACCACCAGCGCCAGGGCCACCAGGACACCCTGCTCGGCGGCGATCAGCCGGGCCAGCTGGCGGCGCGGCGCACCCAGCGCCCGCAGCACCGCGAACTCGGCGCCGCGCTCCCGCAGCGATCCGGCCGTGCTCACCGCGAAACCGACCGCCGCCAGCGCCGCCGCGACCACGGCCGCCGCGGCGAACGCGGCCTCGGGGCCCGCCCCGAACGGGTCGTCGCGCAGCCCGTCCGCGATCTCGTCGCGCACGACGACCTGCGACGGCTCGATGTCGGGCCGCTCCCGCACGGCCGCCGCGACCCGCGCCGCGTCGCCCGGCGCGGTCCGCAGCCACCACTCGGTGGGCGCGACGCTCTGCCCGTAGCGCGACTCCAGCACCCGGTTCACGGAGCGGAGATCGACCAGCAGCGCACCACCGTCGGCCGCCGCGCCGCCGGTCTTCGCCGACGCGCCACCCGTGCCCGGCCCGCTCCCGGTCGTGGGCAGCGCCCGTACGCTCGCGACGATCCGCACCGGCACCGTCTCGCCCCCGAGCGGCACGTCCATCCGCTGCCCGATCCGGGCGCCCGCCGACGTCAGGAAGCGGTCGGTGGCGATCGCGGTGGCCTCCGTCACCGGCTGGACGACTTGCAGACGGACCGTCAGCGACGTGATCTGCCAGGCGAAATCGTGCGGGACGTAGCCGGTGCCGTAGCGGACGGCGAGGGTCTTGTCCGTGGCCTTCTCCACCTGTGGGGGTGTCGGCCGGGTGGAGGCGTCGGGCGACGCCGAGGTGCTGTTGGTCTGGGACGCCGCCTTCCAGGCGGTGGGCAGCGGCAGCCGCTGTTCCGTGCCGTCGGCGCCGGTCGCGGTCAACTCCTCGACGGAGAACAGGTGGTGCTGCGCCTGGTCGACGGGCTGGGTCATGTCCAGCTGGAGTCCGGTGAGGATCAGGGGGCCGGTGGGCGGCGCGAGGTCCAGCGCGAGCGGGTGCGCCCGTCCGTCGGCGGGGAGCTGGCCGAGCCGGATCGCGTACGGCGTCCCGTAGCGGTCCTCCAGCGTCACCGTCACGTCCGTGGTCGTGCCGTCCCCGCCGCCGTGGATCCGCGCCGTCATGCCGAGCCGCGTGGCGCCCTTCGGGAGCGCCGTGCCCGTGGTCGCCCCCTTCGGTCCGAGCCCGGCCAGCAGCGGCCGCACCGGCCGGCCCGCCAGGTCGTCGCGCAGCAGGACTCCGTCCGCCGCGTGTGCCGTGTCGAGCGCGAGCACCGTCGCCGTGCGGTTGCCGGACAGCGGCAGGGACGTACGGACGGCGGGTGCGGCCGCGCGGACGTGCGGGAGCGCCGCGTAGAACCCGGCTTGGCCCAACTCGCCGTCGTCGCCCCCGAGTACGCGTACGGACGCACCGGCCTGGAAGTCGGCCTGGTCGTCCTGCGAGCGGTCCCAGGAGGCGCCCTGGCCGATCGCGAGCATGCCCATCGCGACGGCGAGGACGAGGAGCAGGACCGGACCGGCGCCGCGCATCGGGCGGCGGCTGAGCTGCCAGCCCGCGAGGGCGGCGGGCAGCCCCCGGCCGCTCGCGGCACGGCGTTCGGCGAGCCGGGCCACCGGCGGCAGCAGCCGCAGGGTGAGCACGGTCCCGGCGAGCAGGGCCAGCGCGGGCGCCGACACCAGGAGCGGATCGATGCCGAGGGTGCCGGACCGGTCGCCGGTGACGGCGCCGGAGGTCTGCCGGTCCAGCTGCCAGTACGCGACGCCCGCGATCACCAGCAGGCCGACGTCCGCGCCCGCGCGCACCGGAGCGGGCAGTGAGCGCGCCCGGCCCTCCGCCGTGTCGCCGGACGTGAGCGCCGGAACCGTCACCGCCAGCGCGCAGCCCAGCGCCACGGCGGCCGCGACCAGCCACACCCCGCTGCGCCCGCCCGAGGTGTCCAGGCGCAGCCCGATCCTCGCCAGCGCGCCCTGTCCGGCGAGCAGCCGCGTCAACGGCCCGGCGAGGAGCGGCGCGCAGAGGGCCGCGGGCAGGGCGAGCAGCAGCGCCTCCAGCGCGGCGAGCCCCGCGACCCGGCCGCGGGAGGCCCCGCGTGCCCTCAGCACCCTTGTCTCGCCCGTCCGTTCGGCACTCAGCAGCCGGGCGACGAGGAGCAGCGCGTACCCGGCGAGCAGCGCGAGCTGCAACGCGACGATCAGCAGCGTCGAACGCGACACGAGCAGCGAACGCTCGACACGGTCCAGCACGTCGGGCAGCGAGGTCGCCAAGCCCGTCGTCCCGCTCAGCGCGGCGGCCTTCCGCAGCGTCCGCGGCCCCGCGCGGGCCGCGTCCCGCAGGGCGCCGATCCGGCCGGGCGTCAGCGTCGAGAAGTCGGCGGACGCCAGCCACGCGGACTCCCCGGCGCTCACCCGGCCACCGGTCAGGACGGCGGGATCGGCGAGCAGCGGCCCGTACGTCGTGAAGTCGACCTTGTTGATCCCGCGGCCACCCAGCTCGTCCAACTGCCAGTAGGGCGCGGTGGGCCGGGCCGGCCGGTACAGACCGGTGATCCGGACGCGCACCTTCGGGCCGCCGAGCCGGTCGACGAGGGTGAGTCGTGCGCCGGGTTTCAGACCGAGCCGGCCGGCGGCGTTCTCGGGCAGCGCGACCTCGATGACAGCGGCGCCGGATTTGTGCGGCAGCCGCCCGGCGGTGACCCGTACCTGCGTGTGGTCGAGGGCGGCGAAGTGGGTGAGGTCCGGGTCGCCGGCCCGGTCGGCGGGCGCCTGGAGGGTGCGGGGCAGCGCGTACGGGCCCGAGCGGACCAGGGTGCGCAGGGTGACCGGAAACCCGCCGAAGGTCTGCCGGGCTCCTTTGCGTACGGCGCTGTCGGCGGCCTCGCGCTGCTCCGCGGAGACGTCGGCCCGGACGATCAGCGCGGTGTCGACGGCGTTGCGGGGGTCCTGGAGCGCGTGCCGCAGGGAGGCGTCGCCGATCGCGCCGGAGTACGCCGTGAGGGTCGCGAGGACCGCCGTCGTCAGCAGGACGGTGAGCAGCGCGGCGGCCAGCAGCAGGCGGTGTGCCCGCGCACGCAGTAGAACGAACCCCGTCACCCGGCCCCCCGCCGTCGTCCCGGGCCGACGCGCCGCGGGACCTTCGGGCGATGCTGGCAGAGGAGACGGGCCGCGGGTAAGCGCTTGAGGCACGGCCTTGACCGGATTGTGACCGGAATCCGGCGTCCCGCGACCGGAATGCGCGCCTCAGTGGCCCCGTCCGGCCACAGCGGTGCTCAGCCCTCCGTGTTCACCATCGAAGCCGCCGCGTACGTCAGGTAGTTCCACAGCGTGTGCTCGTGCTCCTCGGAGAGGCCGAGCTCCTCGACGGCGACGCGCATGTGCCGCAGCCAGGCGTCGTGCGCGGCCCGGTCGACGGCGAACGGGGCGTGGCGCATCCGCAGCCGGGGGTGGCCGCGGTTGTCGCTGTACGTCGTGGGGCCGCCCCAGTACTGGATCAGGAACAGCGTGAAGCGCTCCTCGGCCGGGCCCAGGTCCTCCTCGGGATACATGGCCCGCAGCTCCGGGTCCCCGGCCACACCCTCGTAGAAACGGTGCACCAGACGGCGGAAGGTCTCCTCGCCGCCGACCTGCTCATAGAAGGTCTTCTCCTGAAGCGTGCCGCGCCGGATCTCATTCACCCGTCCATGGTCTCAGACGGGGTGACGGAGGACTCAAGGCTTAGGACCACTGACTTGGGGCCGCTCCGGCAGGCGCGGCGGCTAGGCCCTGTCGCGGCGGCGATCGGCCGAGTCGGCGCTCGCCTCGCGGCCCGTCGGGCAGCACAGTGGAGGTATGAGCGCCCATGCTCTCGACCCCGGCCTCGACGACCTCGCCACCCTGGCGCGGGCGGCCCTCGTGCGCGAGATCGACAGAAGCGGCGCCTGGGCCGCCGACCCCGTCTGGCGGGAGGCGTTCGAGGCGGTCCCGCGCCACCTCTTCGTGCCGTACTACTACGTCGGCGTCCTGGGCGGCTTCGAGCGTGTGTGGTGCGAGGACCCCGACCCGGGCAGCCGGGAGCGCTGGGTGCGCGGCGCGTACGCGGACGCCCCGCTGGCCACCCGGGTGCGGGACGCGGAGCTGGTGTCCTCCAGCAGCCAGCCGTCACTGATGGCGAAGATGCTCACCGAACTGGAGATACGGGACGGGGACGCCGTTCTGGAGATCGGCGCCGGCACCGGCTTCAACGCGGCGCTGCTCGCCCACCGCCTCGGCGACGACCTGGTCACCACCATCGACCTGGACCCGGAGATCACCGAATCCGCGCGGCGGCATCTGGCCACCGCCGGGTACCACCCGACCGTCGTCACGGGTGACGGCGCCCGCGGAGTCCCCGAGCGCGCCCCCTTCGACCGGATCATCGCCACCTGCACCCTGACCTCGATCCCGACCCCCTGGCTGCCCCAGTGCACCCCGGGCGCCCGCATCCTCGCGCCGATGGCCACCGGCCTGATCGCGCTGCACGTCCGGGACGCCGGGCACGCGGAGGGGCGCTTCCTGCACACGCCCGCCTATTTCGTGCCCCTGCGCGGCGAGACCCGGCACCAGGAGCCGGAGCCGCAGCACCTGGGCGGACTGCCGCGCTGGGCCAGGAGTCACGAGCTGTTCAGGTTCCTGCTGAACCTGACGGCGGGCAGCCTCGATCCGTACGAGGCGTACACGCTGTGGGAGCGCGAGAACAAGCCGGTGCGCGAGCGGTACGGGATCACGGTCAGC containing:
- a CDS encoding globin, with protein sequence MNEIRRGTLQEKTFYEQVGGEETFRRLVHRFYEGVAGDPELRAMYPEEDLGPAEERFTLFLIQYWGGPTTYSDNRGHPRLRMRHAPFAVDRAAHDAWLRHMRVAVEELGLSEEHEHTLWNYLTYAAASMVNTEG
- a CDS encoding ABC transporter permease — encoded protein: MTGFVLLRARAHRLLLAAALLTVLLTTAVLATLTAYSGAIGDASLRHALQDPRNAVDTALIVRADVSAEQREAADSAVRKGARQTFGGFPVTLRTLVRSGPYALPRTLQAPADRAGDPDLTHFAALDHTQVRVTAGRLPHKSGAAVIEVALPENAAGRLGLKPGARLTLVDRLGGPKVRVRITGLYRPARPTAPYWQLDELGGRGINKVDFTTYGPLLADPAVLTGGRVSAGESAWLASADFSTLTPGRIGALRDAARAGPRTLRKAAALSGTTGLATSLPDVLDRVERSLLVSRSTLLIVALQLALLAGYALLLVARLLSAERTGETRVLRARGASRGRVAGLAALEALLLALPAALCAPLLAGPLTRLLAGQGALARIGLRLDTSGGRSGVWLVAAAVALGCALAVTVPALTSGDTAEGRARSLPAPVRAGADVGLLVIAGVAYWQLDRQTSGAVTGDRSGTLGIDPLLVSAPALALLAGTVLTLRLLPPVARLAERRAASGRGLPAALAGWQLSRRPMRGAGPVLLLVLAVAMGMLAIGQGASWDRSQDDQADFQAGASVRVLGGDDGELGQAGFYAALPHVRAAAPAVRTSLPLSGNRTATVLALDTAHAADGVLLRDDLAGRPVRPLLAGLGPKGATTGTALPKGATRLGMTARIHGGGDGTTTDVTVTLEDRYGTPYAIRLGQLPADGRAHPLALDLAPPTGPLILTGLQLDMTQPVDQAQHHLFSVEELTATGADGTEQRLPLPTAWKAASQTNSTSASPDASTRPTPPQVEKATDKTLAVRYGTGYVPHDFAWQITSLTVRLQVVQPVTEATAIATDRFLTSAGARIGQRMDVPLGGETVPVRIVASVRALPTTGSGPGTGGASAKTGGAAADGGALLVDLRSVNRVLESRYGQSVAPTEWWLRTAPGDAARVAAAVRERPDIEPSQVVVRDEIADGLRDDPFGAGPEAAFAAAAVVAAALAAVGFAVSTAGSLRERGAEFAVLRALGAPRRQLARLIAAEQGVLVALALVVGVALGAVLTRAVVPLIVLTSDATRPVPRVLVQLPLPHVAVLLAAVAVTPLAITAFLALHRPDPASSLRRQGGE
- a CDS encoding methyltransferase domain-containing protein; protein product: MSAHALDPGLDDLATLARAALVREIDRSGAWAADPVWREAFEAVPRHLFVPYYYVGVLGGFERVWCEDPDPGSRERWVRGAYADAPLATRVRDAELVSSSSQPSLMAKMLTELEIRDGDAVLEIGAGTGFNAALLAHRLGDDLVTTIDLDPEITESARRHLATAGYHPTVVTGDGARGVPERAPFDRIIATCTLTSIPTPWLPQCTPGARILAPMATGLIALHVRDAGHAEGRFLHTPAYFVPLRGETRHQEPEPQHLGGLPRWARSHELFRFLLNLTAGSLDPYEAYTLWERENKPVRERYGITVSGEGAWAWLDDPEGPYTWPLP